A stretch of Rhodoferax potami DNA encodes these proteins:
- a CDS encoding DUF1365 domain-containing protein — MNASTTPLHVPAHSALIGFGEVRHTRHRPVRNAFAYGTYFLMLPMRSLQTQGNGALPRNRFAPISFYDSDHGDGRDLAAGGALGWVDALLAKEGIADATGEAWLHCYPRVWGFTFKPVSFWYCHRADGSLRAIVVEVNNTFGERHCYLLDAPQFGRELQAAKVFHVSPFCPVEGGYRFRFMVTPDMRRTVARIDYHDANGALIDTSVSGQLEALSPESIRRALWRYPVMTWGVVVKIHWQALKLWLKKVPFFHKPVPPDTLVSR; from the coding sequence ATGAATGCGTCGACCACTCCACTCCATGTGCCAGCGCACTCAGCGCTGATCGGATTCGGGGAAGTCCGCCACACAAGGCATCGCCCTGTGCGCAACGCATTTGCCTATGGCACGTATTTCTTAATGCTGCCGATGCGCAGCCTGCAGACCCAAGGCAATGGTGCACTCCCGCGGAATCGCTTTGCACCCATCAGCTTTTACGACTCCGACCATGGAGACGGCCGGGACCTGGCCGCCGGCGGCGCCTTGGGTTGGGTCGACGCGCTGCTGGCAAAAGAAGGTATTGCAGATGCCACCGGAGAAGCCTGGCTCCACTGCTACCCACGGGTATGGGGTTTCACCTTCAAACCCGTGAGCTTTTGGTACTGCCACCGCGCGGATGGAAGCCTGCGGGCGATTGTGGTGGAAGTGAACAACACCTTTGGCGAGAGGCATTGCTACTTGCTGGATGCCCCGCAATTCGGCCGCGAACTGCAAGCCGCCAAAGTTTTCCATGTGTCACCCTTTTGTCCGGTAGAGGGCGGTTACCGCTTCCGTTTCATGGTGACCCCTGATATGCGCCGCACCGTGGCACGCATCGATTACCACGATGCCAATGGTGCGCTGATCGACACCAGCGTGAGCGGTCAACTCGAGGCACTGAGTCCTGAAAGTATCCGCCGCGCGCTATGGCGCTACCCCGTCATGACCTGGGGGGTAGTCGTCAAGATCCATTGGCAAGCACTGAAGCTGTGGCTGAAAAAAGTGCCCTTTTTCCACAAACCCGTACCGCCTGACACCTTGGTCAGCCGATAG
- a CDS encoding HD-GYP domain-containing protein — protein MHLVPINIETIRIGSPLPFPLMDKDGVLLARKSYVISSRRDLEEFSQRGGGLFINVADSEALHRAYVERLYELVRDDKSLGEIAETKLPGDALIERQAAQDDRMDWLDLQAISNALLRDTQPASFRSRLDRLLRQLQRHSRRNPDGTLFALIYLSAAELRMYSATHAMLVSVMCMMAAKEVLNWSDEDQQLAGAAALTMNVSMTDLQDRLTTQVEPPSMAQRAEIDQHAEHTVALMKKMGITDPDWLQAIQLHHTAPPGPLAPRSRGERLARLIRRADMFAARLAPRASRMPISPAAAMQACYFDENQAIDETGAAIIKAVGIYQPGSFVRLATNEVAVVIQRGLNTTTPKVAVLLNRSGVPTIEPTIRDTTVRDYRIVASVAHKDVKVQLNLERLLPLTALPKSDRPW, from the coding sequence ATGCACCTTGTCCCCATCAATATAGAAACCATCCGCATCGGATCGCCGCTTCCTTTTCCATTGATGGACAAAGACGGGGTACTGCTCGCTCGCAAGTCGTATGTGATTTCCTCGCGCCGGGATTTAGAAGAGTTTTCGCAGCGAGGCGGCGGCTTGTTTATCAATGTGGCGGACTCGGAGGCCCTGCACCGTGCCTATGTCGAGCGCCTCTATGAACTGGTGCGCGACGACAAGTCACTGGGAGAAATCGCCGAGACCAAACTTCCGGGCGATGCACTGATAGAGCGTCAAGCTGCGCAAGACGACCGCATGGACTGGCTGGATCTGCAAGCCATTTCCAACGCCCTTTTACGCGACACGCAACCGGCAAGCTTTCGCAGCCGGCTGGATCGCTTGTTGCGTCAATTGCAACGCCACAGTCGGCGCAACCCGGATGGAACGCTGTTCGCCCTGATTTACCTGTCTGCCGCCGAGCTGCGCATGTACAGCGCAACCCATGCAATGCTCGTGAGCGTCATGTGCATGATGGCCGCAAAAGAGGTGTTGAATTGGTCGGACGAGGATCAGCAATTGGCAGGGGCCGCAGCGCTGACCATGAATGTGAGCATGACGGACCTGCAAGACCGGTTGACGACGCAAGTGGAGCCGCCGTCCATGGCGCAACGCGCGGAGATTGATCAACACGCGGAACATACCGTAGCGCTGATGAAAAAAATGGGCATCACCGATCCCGATTGGTTGCAAGCCATCCAGCTGCACCACACGGCACCGCCCGGCCCTTTGGCGCCACGCTCCCGCGGTGAGAGGCTTGCCCGTCTGATCCGGCGGGCCGATATGTTCGCAGCCCGCTTGGCCCCGAGGGCCTCGCGCATGCCAATTTCCCCCGCAGCAGCCATGCAGGCTTGCTATTTCGACGAAAACCAGGCGATCGACGAAACCGGTGCAGCCATCATCAAAGCCGTGGGCATTTATCAGCCGGGCTCATTCGTACGCCTTGCAACGAACGAGGTGGCTGTTGTGATTCAGCGTGGACTGAACACCACCACGCCGAAAGTTGCCGTTTTGTTGAACCGCAGCGGCGTGCCCACGATTGAGCCCACCATTCGTGACACGACGGTGCGCGACTACCGTATCGTGGCCAGCGTGGCACACAAGGATGTCAAGGTTCAGCTGAATTTGGAGCGGCTGCTTCCGCTTACCGCCCTCCCGAAATCAGACCGTCCCTGGTGA
- a CDS encoding adenylyltransferase/cytidyltransferase family protein, producing the protein MTSSAPLPAFLDKIQPADSLSAALAVLPRPWVFTNGVFDVLHRGHVLYLAQARALGGSLIVALNTDASVRRLGKGDDRPLNAEADRAVVMASQGAVDLVTWFAEDTPEALIARIRPDILVKGGDYDMSVLPETRLVESWGGRAQALPFVSGYSTTGLVKKIRASAS; encoded by the coding sequence ATGACTTCATCTGCTCCACTTCCTGCGTTCCTCGACAAAATCCAGCCTGCAGACAGCTTGTCCGCTGCATTGGCGGTGCTGCCTCGCCCTTGGGTGTTCACCAATGGTGTTTTCGATGTCTTGCACCGCGGGCATGTGCTGTATCTCGCACAGGCCCGCGCCTTGGGCGGTAGCCTGATTGTGGCGCTCAACACCGATGCATCGGTACGCAGATTGGGCAAAGGCGATGACCGCCCCCTAAACGCGGAGGCGGATCGTGCGGTCGTCATGGCGAGTCAAGGCGCTGTGGACTTGGTCACCTGGTTTGCCGAGGACACGCCAGAGGCCCTGATCGCCCGCATCCGCCCGGATATTCTGGTGAAGGGCGGCGATTACGACATGTCGGTTCTGCCCGAAACCCGCTTGGTGGAGTCGTGGGGCGGGCGGGCGCAGGCTTTGCCGTTTGTGAGTGGTTACTCCACCACCGGTTTGGTAAAAAAGATACGGGCAAGCGCCTCGTAA
- a CDS encoding ferritin-like domain-containing protein, producing MLYPELFKQLESVRWDMEKDIPWASFDPAQLSDEQAATIKMNAITEWAALPATEMFLRDNRGDSDFSAFMSIWFFEEQKHSLVLMEYLRRFRPDLVPTEEELHAIRFEFDPAPALETLMLHFCGEIRLNHWYRRASDWHTEPVIKAIYTKLSQDEARHGGAYLKYMKRAIGKFGIEAKSAFAKVGVLMASARRTAQALHPTNLHVNKSLFPRDTIQSRLPNPEWLEHWLDRQINFDAVWETKVVERILHNLSLLMERSFTTVQELNKYRKELSKDLAAAPEASPGTV from the coding sequence ATGCTGTACCCCGAACTTTTTAAGCAACTCGAATCGGTGCGCTGGGATATGGAGAAAGATATTCCGTGGGCTAGTTTTGATCCCGCCCAGTTGTCGGACGAGCAGGCTGCGACGATCAAAATGAATGCGATCACTGAATGGGCTGCGCTACCTGCCACAGAGATGTTCCTGCGCGATAACCGCGGCGACAGTGACTTTTCCGCGTTCATGTCCATCTGGTTCTTCGAGGAGCAAAAGCACTCTCTGGTACTGATGGAATATCTCCGCCGGTTCCGCCCGGACCTCGTGCCTACGGAAGAAGAGCTGCATGCCATCCGTTTTGAATTCGATCCGGCACCGGCATTGGAAACGCTCATGCTGCACTTCTGCGGTGAGATCCGACTCAACCACTGGTACCGCCGCGCGAGCGATTGGCACACAGAGCCGGTAATCAAGGCGATCTACACCAAACTCAGCCAGGACGAGGCTCGCCACGGCGGTGCCTACCTCAAGTACATGAAGCGTGCCATCGGCAAATTCGGGATCGAGGCAAAGTCGGCGTTTGCGAAAGTGGGCGTGCTGATGGCGAGTGCGCGCCGCACAGCGCAGGCGCTCCACCCCACGAATTTGCATGTGAACAAATCGTTGTTTCCGCGGGATACGATTCAGAGCCGTTTGCCAAACCCTGAGTGGTTGGAGCACTGGCTGGACCGTCAGATCAATTTTGATGCGGTCTGGGAGACCAAGGTGGTCGAACGCATTCTTCACAACCTGAGTTTGCTGATGGAGCGCAGCTTCACCACGGTTCAAGAGCTCAACAAGTATCGCAAGGAGCTTTCCAAAGACTTGGCTGCGGCGCCTGAAGCTTCACCAGGGACGGTCTGA
- the glnE gene encoding bifunctional [glutamate--ammonia ligase]-adenylyl-L-tyrosine phosphorylase/[glutamate--ammonia-ligase] adenylyltransferase, whose protein sequence is MTRLENQATVAHARFVQRVRRRYATESALLPPGLPGKAAIASLASSLESAGHEPGHVLRITRQLILERLATLDCEERSTVEDVTASMTALAEFSLDRAFALSYTALTAQYGTPLSTSGTAAQLLVVGMGKLGARELNVSSDIDLIYVYDQDGETTGDSVGRGRISNQEFFAKMVRGIYALIGDSTDHGFVFRVDLALRPNGNSGPAAVSLSALEEYLHVQGREWERFAWLKSRVVAPAAAVGSGFALQLRAVVVPFVFRRYLDYNVFDALRVLHRQIRDHAAKRSAGRPERSNDVKLSRGGIREIEFTVQLLQVVRGGQFPDLRTRPTTSALSRLVRAGLMPQDSATALTEAYLFLRKVEHRIQYLDDQQTHVLPTNEEDLCWIASTLDLRDSGELLQELDRHREVVAQEFDSLLGGSEPSCKGCTGKPNASLMDLESVLPGLEGSFQARIKDWQSHPRVQALKDESRHRLMRLIVRTGQWIAEGRTTEDAAVRLADWIEPLLRRESYLAMLLERPQVHERLLRMLGAARWPARYLLKHPGVIDELADSRTLDDRFDAPLFEADLERRRSALQVSGEDDDESLLNLLRRAHHAEVFRTLTRDIEGRLTVEQVADDLSALAQSVLSVTTRWCWMRLKNRHAEIPQFGIIAYGKLGGKELGYGSDLDIVFVYDDADERAAEVYSALVRKLINWLTVKTGEGDLYEIDTALRPNGNSGLLVTSFEAYSNYQQQRGSNTAWTWEHQAITRARCVFGSAALAQRFESVRHAVICSPRDVPSLRAEIHHMRDRVRQAHTVQPDFFDVKHSPGGMVDIEFAVQFLVLSYGSIHASLLDNVGNIALLQRAQAAGLLPGSIGSDAAQSYRELRHIQHTARLNESPTTIVSTALPAEQAAGLALWGHVFGT, encoded by the coding sequence ATGACCCGCCTTGAAAACCAGGCCACCGTGGCACACGCCCGTTTTGTCCAACGTGTCAGACGCCGGTACGCCACAGAATCCGCTTTGTTGCCCCCCGGCCTTCCGGGCAAAGCGGCTATCGCATCTCTCGCTTCATCCCTGGAGTCTGCAGGCCATGAGCCAGGCCATGTGCTGCGGATCACACGGCAGCTGATACTGGAGAGATTGGCCACTTTGGACTGCGAAGAGCGGTCAACGGTAGAAGACGTGACCGCGTCGATGACGGCCCTGGCCGAGTTTTCGCTGGATCGCGCCTTTGCACTCAGCTACACGGCTTTGACAGCCCAGTACGGCACGCCCCTATCCACCTCCGGCACCGCTGCGCAGTTATTGGTAGTGGGCATGGGCAAGTTGGGCGCCCGCGAACTCAATGTTTCAAGCGACATTGATCTCATTTATGTCTATGACCAGGATGGCGAGACCACCGGCGACAGCGTGGGTCGCGGCCGGATCTCTAACCAGGAGTTTTTTGCCAAGATGGTGCGCGGGATCTACGCACTCATCGGAGACAGCACAGACCACGGCTTTGTGTTCCGGGTAGATCTCGCGCTTCGACCGAATGGCAACTCAGGGCCCGCAGCGGTGTCGCTGAGCGCACTCGAAGAGTATTTGCACGTGCAGGGCCGCGAGTGGGAGCGGTTCGCTTGGCTCAAGAGTCGTGTGGTGGCGCCTGCGGCAGCGGTGGGCAGTGGATTCGCATTGCAACTGCGCGCCGTGGTGGTTCCGTTCGTGTTCCGGCGCTACCTGGACTACAACGTGTTCGATGCCCTGCGTGTATTGCACCGGCAAATCCGCGACCATGCCGCCAAGCGCAGCGCGGGCCGGCCCGAGAGAAGCAACGACGTCAAATTGTCACGTGGCGGCATCCGGGAGATTGAGTTCACGGTCCAGCTATTGCAAGTGGTGCGGGGTGGCCAATTCCCAGACCTGCGCACCAGGCCCACGACCAGTGCACTCAGCCGACTGGTGCGCGCAGGCTTGATGCCCCAAGACAGCGCTACGGCCCTGACCGAGGCCTACCTCTTCTTGCGCAAGGTGGAGCACCGCATCCAATACCTTGACGACCAACAAACCCATGTGCTGCCCACCAACGAAGAGGATTTGTGCTGGATCGCATCGACGCTGGACCTCCGTGACAGCGGCGAACTTTTGCAGGAGCTGGACCGGCACCGCGAGGTAGTGGCCCAAGAGTTCGACTCCTTGCTAGGGGGCAGCGAGCCCTCTTGTAAAGGCTGCACAGGCAAGCCCAATGCCAGCTTGATGGACCTGGAGTCCGTGCTGCCTGGGTTGGAAGGCAGCTTCCAGGCCCGGATCAAGGATTGGCAAAGCCACCCCCGGGTGCAAGCGCTCAAGGATGAATCGCGGCACCGGCTGATGCGACTGATTGTGCGTACCGGTCAATGGATAGCAGAGGGCCGGACCACAGAAGACGCGGCCGTCAGGCTCGCAGACTGGATAGAGCCTTTGCTGCGCAGAGAAAGCTATCTCGCCATGCTCCTGGAGCGCCCGCAGGTGCATGAACGCTTGCTTCGCATGTTAGGCGCGGCCCGTTGGCCGGCGCGTTATTTACTCAAACATCCCGGGGTGATCGACGAACTGGCAGATAGCCGGACACTGGACGATCGATTCGACGCCCCGCTCTTCGAAGCGGACTTGGAGCGCCGCAGATCTGCACTCCAGGTCAGTGGCGAAGATGATGATGAAAGCCTGCTCAACCTTTTGCGCCGGGCTCACCACGCGGAGGTTTTCCGTACGCTGACTCGCGATATCGAAGGTCGCCTGACGGTCGAGCAAGTCGCGGATGACTTGAGCGCGCTGGCGCAATCCGTTCTCTCGGTGACGACGCGATGGTGCTGGATGCGGTTGAAAAATCGACACGCAGAGATTCCACAGTTCGGCATCATTGCCTACGGAAAGCTAGGCGGGAAAGAACTGGGTTACGGCAGCGACCTCGATATCGTGTTCGTGTACGACGATGCTGACGAACGGGCCGCCGAGGTGTACTCGGCACTGGTGCGCAAGCTCATCAATTGGTTGACCGTCAAGACCGGTGAGGGCGACTTGTATGAAATCGACACGGCCCTGCGACCGAATGGCAACTCCGGCCTCTTGGTCACCAGTTTTGAGGCGTACTCCAACTACCAGCAACAGCGCGGCAGCAACACGGCGTGGACTTGGGAACACCAGGCCATCACCCGGGCCCGCTGCGTATTCGGTAGCGCCGCTTTGGCACAACGCTTTGAATCCGTGCGCCATGCCGTGATCTGCAGCCCACGGGATGTGCCCTCACTGCGGGCTGAAATACACCACATGCGTGACCGTGTGCGACAAGCGCACACGGTGCAGCCTGACTTTTTCGACGTCAAACACAGCCCCGGCGGCATGGTGGATATCGAATTCGCGGTCCAGTTTTTGGTGCTTAGCTATGGAAGCATTCATGCCTCGCTGCTGGATAACGTCGGAAACATTGCGCTGTTGCAGCGCGCGCAAGCCGCGGGGCTACTGCCCGGCTCGATAGGCTCCGATGCGGCGCAAAGCTACCGGGAACTGCGACACATCCAGCACACCGCACGACTCAACGAAAGCCCGACCACGATCGTGAGCACAGCGCTACCGGCTGAACAGGCTGCGGGCCTTGCCCTGTGGGGACACGTGTTCGGGACTTGA
- a CDS encoding NAD(P)/FAD-dependent oxidoreductase: MRLAIIGSGISGLAAAHRLRGQADVTLFEAGAYFGGHTHTVDITLPGPRGAVTHGVDTGFLVFNERTYPNLIALLAELDVATSKSDMSFSVQVPGAKGSHALEWSGSSLDTVFAQRSNLVNPRFLRMLRDVLRFNQLATDIAIRNAETELMQPLSAFLDQHRLSTEFRDWYFLPMLGCIWSCPTDQMLQFPVATMIRFCHNHGLIQVSNRPQWWTVTGGARHYVEKIIAGIPDKRLNTPVQRIARDEQGVLITTEGSTERFDKVVLACHSDQSLAMLADPSPAEQATLGAIRYQANRAVLHTDTSVLPQRRKAWAAWNYERSQDEGQNNARVCLHYLLNMLQPLPFEQSVVVSLNPVSEIKAEHVHGSFDYAHPVFDLAAIRAQAEVPALQGQQHTYYSGAWTGYGFHEDGLKSGLEAARLLKQHVGLAA; encoded by the coding sequence ATGAGACTCGCGATCATCGGTTCCGGCATCTCCGGCCTTGCTGCGGCTCACCGCTTGCGTGGCCAGGCGGATGTCACTTTGTTTGAGGCAGGCGCCTACTTTGGGGGCCACACCCACACGGTAGACATCACCTTACCCGGCCCGCGCGGCGCAGTAACGCACGGTGTGGACACGGGATTTTTGGTGTTCAACGAGCGCACCTACCCGAACCTGATTGCTCTGCTGGCCGAATTGGATGTGGCGACCTCTAAGTCAGACATGTCTTTTTCTGTGCAGGTCCCGGGCGCCAAAGGAAGCCACGCGCTCGAATGGAGCGGGTCATCGCTGGACACGGTGTTCGCCCAACGCAGCAACCTGGTCAACCCGCGTTTCTTGCGTATGCTGCGCGATGTGTTGCGGTTCAACCAACTCGCGACCGACATTGCGATCCGAAATGCAGAAACAGAGCTCATGCAACCGCTGTCGGCTTTTCTAGACCAACACCGGCTGTCTACAGAGTTCCGCGATTGGTATTTCCTGCCCATGCTCGGTTGCATCTGGAGCTGCCCGACAGACCAAATGCTGCAATTCCCTGTGGCGACCATGATCCGCTTTTGCCACAACCATGGGTTGATTCAGGTGAGCAATCGTCCGCAATGGTGGACGGTGACCGGCGGAGCTCGCCACTATGTGGAGAAAATTATCGCGGGCATCCCAGATAAGCGCCTCAACACGCCGGTCCAGCGCATTGCGCGGGATGAGCAAGGTGTGCTGATTACTACCGAGGGCAGCACCGAGCGCTTTGACAAAGTCGTGCTGGCCTGCCATTCGGACCAAAGCCTGGCCATGCTGGCGGACCCCAGCCCCGCGGAACAAGCGACTCTCGGAGCGATTCGGTACCAAGCCAACCGCGCGGTGTTGCACACCGATACTTCGGTATTGCCACAACGCCGCAAAGCGTGGGCCGCGTGGAATTACGAGCGCAGCCAAGACGAGGGGCAAAACAACGCGCGCGTCTGCTTGCACTATCTGCTGAACATGCTGCAACCTCTGCCGTTTGAACAAAGCGTGGTGGTGTCGTTGAATCCGGTGTCAGAAATCAAGGCCGAGCATGTTCACGGCAGCTTTGACTACGCACACCCTGTTTTTGACCTTGCCGCCATCCGGGCACAGGCGGAGGTACCTGCCTTGCAAGGGCAGCAACACACTTATTACAGTGGTGCGTGGACAGGCTACGGATTTCACGAAGATGGTTTGAAGTCGGGTCTGGAAGCAGCGCGACTGCTGAAGCAGCACGTAGGCCTTGCCGCTTAA